A single Candidatus Liberibacter asiaticus DNA region contains:
- a CDS encoding alpha/beta fold hydrolase codes for MMNEVKFFRSWRKYQFAFYDVGDKDAPTILLIHGLASSVQTNWLFSGWIQLLCDQGFRVIAFDNLGHGKSDKSYIENDYRLVFMAADAVSLLEHLGISKVHVMGYSMGARIACSMVLFYPSYVRSVILGGVGSVLYDSDVVDWQSLIDSFLLPSIDEVQNPLGKKFRKFADLDPGNDLKALASCLSMIRKPFCQDDLYRIDVPVLIAVGSQDDLAGSPQELMSFIPSSQYLNICRRDHLLAVGDKQFKQGVVNFYANELRA; via the coding sequence ATGATGAATGAAGTTAAATTTTTCCGTTCTTGGAGAAAATACCAATTTGCGTTTTATGATGTGGGGGATAAAGATGCTCCAACTATCTTATTGATTCACGGACTTGCTTCTTCTGTCCAAACTAATTGGTTGTTTTCGGGTTGGATACAGCTCTTGTGTGATCAGGGTTTCCGAGTTATTGCCTTTGATAATTTAGGGCATGGAAAGAGCGATAAATCATATATTGAGAATGATTATCGTCTTGTTTTCATGGCAGCAGATGCTGTGTCTCTTCTGGAGCATCTCGGTATTAGTAAGGTACATGTTATGGGGTATTCTATGGGTGCACGTATAGCATGTTCAATGGTGTTATTTTATCCATCTTATGTACGTTCCGTTATTTTGGGCGGAGTGGGAAGTGTTCTATATGATTCGGATGTTGTTGATTGGCAATCCTTAATCGATTCTTTTTTGCTTCCATCTATTGATGAAGTGCAGAATCCTTTGGGAAAGAAGTTTAGAAAATTTGCTGATCTTGATCCTGGAAATGATTTAAAAGCACTGGCTTCATGTCTTTCGATGATTAGAAAGCCCTTTTGTCAAGATGATTTATATCGTATTGATGTGCCAGTGTTAATTGCAGTGGGATCTCAGGATGATTTAGCGGGTTCTCCACAAGAGTTGATGTCATTTATACCATCTAGTCAATATTTAAACATTTGTCGCAGGGATCATTT
- a CDS encoding zinc-finger domain-containing protein — protein sequence MVDHPIPHFQNDRGHSRIKIGVKKFMCAGTSPPLDHPHVFINMGEENEKHCPYCSTLYHFDSSLDSKETLPVGCLLSL from the coding sequence ATGGTTGACCATCCTATTCCTCATTTCCAAAATGATCGCGGGCATAGTAGGATAAAAATAGGCGTTAAAAAATTTATGTGCGCGGGAACGTCCCCTCCCTTAGATCATCCTCACGTTTTTATCAACATGGGAGAGGAAAACGAAAAGCATTGCCCTTATTGTTCGACGCTTTATCATTTTGATTCTTCACTTGATTCAAAAGAAACATTGCCCGTAGGATGCCTTCTATCTCTTTAG
- a CDS encoding FAD-dependent monooxygenase: MIIGAGISGLTLAASLGHRGIQSCVLEKKDQLSDSGFGIQISPNASRILKRIGILDQLEDIWIEPEDFVFRSGSTLKELSRFSCKNYSRNNWGGIYGVVKRHTLQKILLNHIQTQPLARLHLSTHITHPDCTQISKINNQKPDLLVGADGLNSNIRHYIDTQPITFSGDVVLRCLIPQNNAPEFIDFQSVNIFFGPDSHLVTYPLREDNTINMVFVSSKHTLKDISFLKRSEIHKEWFVKHLTNWHQEIIQLILQINDTHLYPLFECECKHWHNKKNAVLIGDAAHTLLPFAAQGANMAIEDAYALSYLLGKKTIPAAISAYQKVRAVRVKRIRYRTKLNQLLFHMHRPASLFRNAGLRLGIHKPLHKSLDWIYQYKIPE; the protein is encoded by the coding sequence GTGATAATCGGAGCAGGAATATCTGGATTAACTCTTGCTGCTTCTCTGGGTCATCGTGGAATACAGTCTTGCGTCCTTGAAAAAAAAGATCAGCTGTCCGACAGTGGATTTGGCATACAAATCTCTCCTAATGCTTCGCGCATACTTAAAAGAATCGGTATCCTAGATCAATTAGAGGATATCTGGATTGAGCCAGAAGACTTTGTTTTCCGCTCTGGATCTACCCTTAAAGAATTAAGCCGTTTCTCTTGTAAAAACTACTCACGCAATAACTGGGGAGGAATTTATGGGGTGGTAAAACGGCATACATTGCAAAAAATACTGTTGAATCATATCCAAACACAACCTTTAGCAAGATTACATTTATCAACTCATATCACCCATCCTGACTGTACTCAAATCTCTAAAATAAACAATCAGAAACCTGATTTACTGGTGGGAGCTGATGGGCTAAATTCGAATATACGACACTATATAGACACGCAACCTATAACATTTTCAGGAGATGTCGTCTTGCGTTGTCTGATTCCACAAAATAATGCCCCTGAATTTATTGATTTTCAATCCGTTAACATATTCTTCGGACCCGATTCCCATTTGGTTACCTATCCATTGCGAGAAGATAACACAATCAATATGGTTTTTGTCAGCAGCAAACATACCCTGAAAGACATCTCTTTCTTAAAAAGAAGCGAAATACATAAGGAATGGTTTGTAAAACATTTAACCAATTGGCATCAAGAAATAATCCAGCTAATTTTACAAATAAATGATACCCATCTCTACCCTCTATTTGAATGCGAATGTAAACATTGGCATAATAAAAAAAATGCAGTCCTAATTGGTGATGCAGCACATACATTATTACCTTTTGCCGCTCAAGGAGCCAATATGGCAATTGAAGATGCTTATGCTTTGTCCTATCTCCTCGGCAAAAAAACAATCCCCGCCGCTATTTCCGCCTATCAAAAAGTACGCGCTGTACGAGTGAAAAGAATTCGCTATCGTACAAAGTTAAATCAGCTACTGTTCCACATGCATAGACCAGCTAGTCTCTTCAGAAATGCTGGTCTCCGCTTAGGAATTCACAAACCCTTGCATAAGAGTTTAGATTGGATCTATCAATATAAAATACCCGAATAA